GGTGTTGCCTAAAGAATAAATTCGAGCAGAGCTAAGTGTATTCACTGAAGCTCTTCTGTTGCTCCAGGGTTGCAGTTATGGTCATCACTGATTGGGTCTTGCTTCTGCTGTCTGGAGTCGTTCTAGTTCCTTGCGCCGTTCTACTCACTGAGTGTGTAATGGCGTTACGGATTTCGCAGAAGTCATCAGGCAGACTGCCTCGTTTGTGTTCAGAAGAGGATTCGTGGTCTAGTATACGAAATGATGTAGAAGCGGGCGATCGCTCGTTCCGGTTTATGGTTCTTATGCCTGCTCACAACGAGGAGCTTGGCATTTCGGACTGCTTGCATCACCTCATCCGCGAGGTTGATTCTCCTGAGCAGGTCTTAGTCGTAGCGGATAACTGCACGGATCAAACAGCGGCGATCGCTCGTTCCTTTGGAGTGGATGTGATTGAGCGCCAAAACCCGGCTCGGCTTGGTAAGGGCTATGCACTGGACTATGGTCTGAGGCATCTCGAAGCTGTGCGTCCAGATGTTGTCGTTCTAGTAGATGCAGATTGCGTAGCACGTTCGGGTAGCATTCAGCGTATTGTTCAGTTGGCGTTCCAAGAAAATCGTCCTGTTCAGGCAGTCTATCTGATGCGGACTCCTGAAGCTCCGAGTCAACGAGATCTGATTTCTGCTCTAGCCTTCTTGTTCAAGAATTTGGTTCGTCCCGTAGGGATGGCGCAGCTTGGGCTTCCCTGCTGGCTGACAGGTACGGGCATGGCTTTTCCGTGGTCAGTGATTCGCCAGGTGTCGCTGTCCAGCGGAAACTTGGTTGAGGATATGCAGATGTCGGTTGACTTGGCGATCGCGGGTTCTGCCCCCCTCTTGTGTGCAGATGCAGAAATTGGAGGCTGTCTACCGTCTCAGCGCACGTCTGCCAAGCAGCAGCGGACGCGATGGGAGCATGGTCATTTGCAAACTTTGAAGACGCAGGTACCCCGCCTGTTGCAGGCAGCGATCCATCAGCAGCGGCTCGATCTCTTGATGCTGGCACTAGACCTGGGCGTTCCGCCACTAGCGCTGCTGGTGCTGCTTTGGACAGCGTCGGTTTTGGCTGCCATGGCGGGTTTTGCCGTGGGCGGAACGATCTTACCTCTAGTGATTTCGGCACTGGCGGGCGCGTTTTTATTAGTCGCTGTGCTGTTGGGGTGGTATCGATTCGGGCGATCGCTCGTGCCCTTGAGCGCGATCCTTGCTGTTCCGTTTTACATTCTTTGGAAGATTCCGCTCTACGTCACATTTCTGTTCCGTCCGCAAACCAAATGGATTCGCACTGACCGCGAGATGCTTCGTACTGCTGAAGATTAGCAGCATGGAGCTTCAAGCAAGCGTTAATCGTAAACGCTGTGTCAGAGTTTTTTATCTACAACCTTTACCTAGAAAGAGTGGGCCGGTCACGACCGTTATCGACAGGCAAGCAGGGCGCAGCACTATGCAAATTACCCAGGCTGAAATTTCAGATGTTTTAATTCTTGAGCCTCGTCTATTTGGCGACAGCCGGGGCTTCTTTTACGAAAGTTT
The Thermoleptolyngbya sichuanensis A183 DNA segment above includes these coding regions:
- a CDS encoding glycosyltransferase family 2 protein — its product is MPAHNEELGISDCLHHLIREVDSPEQVLVVADNCTDQTAAIARSFGVDVIERQNPARLGKGYALDYGLRHLEAVRPDVVVLVDADCVARSGSIQRIVQLAFQENRPVQAVYLMRTPEAPSQRDLISALAFLFKNLVRPVGMAQLGLPCWLTGTGMAFPWSVIRQVSLSSGNLVEDMQMSVDLAIAGSAPLLCADAEIGGCLPSQRTSAKQQRTRWEHGHLQTLKTQVPRLLQAAIHQQRLDLLMLALDLGVPPLALLVLLWTASVLAAMAGFAVGGTILPLVISALAGAFLLVAVLLGWYRFGRSLVPLSAILAVPFYILWKIPLYVTFLFRPQTKWIRTDREMLRTAED